A genome region from Dolichospermum compactum NIES-806 includes the following:
- a CDS encoding FtsW/RodA/SpoVE family cell cycle protein, which yields MNLLRLIPIFDNSVSSWGLEARLLRWLTLTWMFIGLIILFSASYPVADARHGDGLYYFKRQILWAIASLIIFNIIVNLPLRKILGVSHWFLIFFLMLIFLTLIPGLGKKAFDAARWIAIGPIPIQPSELIKPFLVLQSATLFGQWEKRPWGIRLSWLGVFGLVLLGILAQPNLSTTALCGMTIWFIALAAGIPYKYLVGTAFGGLLLALLSISIREYQRKRIMSFMNPWADATGDGYQLVQSLLAVGSGQTWGSGFGLSQQKLFYLPIQDTDFIFAIFSEEFGFIGGILLLIMLAIFATLGLIIALKSKNITSKLVAIGVVVVMIGQSLLHIGVTTGALPTTGLPLPMFSYGGNSMVASLLSSALLIRVAREGSEAEVVLLRKTPSETRPRRRFF from the coding sequence GTGAATCTACTCCGTTTAATCCCAATTTTTGATAATTCTGTTTCTAGCTGGGGTTTAGAAGCCCGATTGTTGCGCTGGCTAACATTAACGTGGATGTTTATTGGCTTAATCATCCTCTTTTCCGCATCCTATCCCGTTGCTGATGCCCGTCATGGTGACGGTTTGTATTATTTTAAACGGCAAATTCTTTGGGCTATAGCTTCCTTAATTATTTTCAACATCATTGTTAATCTGCCATTGCGAAAAATCTTGGGTGTATCTCATTGGTTTTTAATATTTTTCCTGATGTTGATTTTTCTGACATTAATACCAGGATTAGGAAAAAAAGCCTTTGATGCGGCTAGATGGATAGCCATTGGACCGATTCCTATCCAACCATCAGAATTAATTAAACCTTTTTTAGTTTTACAAAGTGCCACACTTTTTGGCCAGTGGGAAAAACGACCTTGGGGAATTCGATTATCTTGGTTAGGTGTTTTTGGTCTTGTGCTTTTAGGAATTCTTGCCCAACCTAACTTAAGTACCACAGCACTTTGCGGAATGACAATTTGGTTTATTGCCTTAGCCGCAGGAATACCATATAAATATTTGGTAGGAACAGCCTTTGGTGGCTTACTTTTAGCATTACTCAGTATTAGTATCAGAGAATATCAACGCAAACGCATTATGTCCTTTATGAATCCTTGGGCTGATGCCACAGGAGATGGTTATCAGTTAGTACAAAGTTTATTAGCTGTAGGTTCAGGTCAAACTTGGGGGTCTGGATTTGGACTTTCTCAACAGAAGTTATTTTATTTACCAATTCAAGATACTGATTTTATTTTCGCAATTTTTTCCGAAGAATTTGGTTTTATTGGCGGTATTTTACTATTAATAATGTTAGCCATATTTGCCACTTTAGGATTAATTATTGCTCTCAAATCCAAAAATATCACATCCAAATTAGTGGCAATTGGTGTAGTAGTTGTCATGATTGGACAATCATTATTACATATTGGTGTAACGACAGGTGCTTTACCAACTACAGGTTTACCCTTACCTATGTTTAGTTATGGTGGTAATTCGATGGTTGCCAGTTTGCTATCTTCTGCCTTATTAATTCGAGTAGCTAGAGAGGGTAGTGAAGCAGAAGTAGTTCTTTTACGAAAAACACCGTCTGAAACTCGGCCAAGAAGACGATTTTTTTAG
- the proB gene encoding glutamate 5-kinase, producing the protein MTKTIVVKIGTSSLTQPETGQLALSSIATLAETLCDLRRQGHRVILVSSGAVGVGCARLGLTERPKTIALKQAVAAVGQGRLMRIYDDLFSILQQPIAQVLLTRADLVQRSRYLNVNNTFQELLGLGVIPIVNENDTVAVEELKFGDNDTLSALVASLVEANWLFLLTDVDRLYSADPRFVPDAKPISLVSSMQELTDLQIQTGGQGSQWGTGGMMTKISAARIAIAAGIRTVITQGQFPRNIEKIIQGELIGTHFAPQPEPTSARKRWIAYGLIPGGKLYLDEGAIAAVVKAGKSLLAAGIKAVEGEFDNQEAVQLCDSNGDEIARGLVNYNSEELQKICGRHSREIPSILGYGGADTVIHRDNLVLI; encoded by the coding sequence ATGACCAAAACAATTGTTGTTAAAATCGGTACTTCTAGCCTTACTCAACCAGAAACAGGACAATTAGCCCTTTCTAGTATTGCTACTTTAGCGGAAACTCTCTGTGATTTGAGACGACAGGGACATCGGGTAATTTTAGTTTCTTCTGGCGCGGTGGGAGTCGGTTGTGCGCGGTTAGGGTTAACGGAACGTCCCAAAACTATAGCTTTAAAACAGGCTGTAGCAGCAGTTGGACAGGGTAGATTAATGCGTATATATGATGATTTATTTAGTATTCTCCAACAACCAATTGCTCAAGTATTGTTGACTAGGGCAGATTTGGTACAACGTAGCCGCTATCTTAATGTTAATAATACTTTTCAAGAATTACTAGGTTTGGGAGTAATTCCTATAGTTAATGAAAATGATACAGTAGCGGTAGAAGAATTAAAATTTGGGGATAATGATACCCTGTCTGCATTAGTAGCTAGTTTAGTAGAAGCAAACTGGTTATTTTTATTAACGGATGTTGATAGATTGTATTCAGCCGATCCTCGTTTCGTACCCGATGCTAAACCGATTAGTTTAGTTAGTAGTATGCAAGAACTGACAGATTTACAGATTCAAACTGGTGGACAGGGTTCTCAATGGGGGACTGGAGGGATGATGACTAAAATTTCGGCAGCGAGAATTGCGATCGCTGCTGGTATCCGTACAGTCATTACTCAAGGACAGTTTCCCCGAAACATTGAAAAAATTATTCAGGGGGAACTCATTGGTACACATTTTGCACCGCAACCAGAACCAACCTCAGCCCGCAAACGTTGGATAGCCTATGGTTTGATTCCTGGAGGAAAATTATATTTAGACGAGGGGGCGATCGCTGCCGTTGTCAAAGCGGGAAAATCCTTACTAGCAGCGGGAATTAAAGCCGTAGAAGGGGAATTTGACAATCAAGAAGCGGTGCAATTGTGTGATAGTAATGGTGATGAAATTGCTAGAGGATTAGTGAATTATAATAGTGAAGAATTGCAGAAAATTTGCGGACGACATTCACGGGAAATCCCCTCAATTCTGGGTTATGGAGGCGCAGATACTGTGATTCACCGAGATAACTTAGTTTTAATTTAA
- a CDS encoding Uma2 family endonuclease: MTIATERQITLEDFLKLPETKPASEFINGEILQKPMPQGEHSLIQTTFIEVVNGLTRSQKIAIAFSELRCTFGGSTIVPDIAVFRWERIPTTESGKIANRFEIHPDWVIEILSPEQPQKKVLTKLLHCSRHGTELAWLLNPEEESVLAVFPGQKIEIYEGDDKLPILENINLELTVKEIFGWLSFGS, from the coding sequence ATGACTATAGCCACTGAACGCCAGATTACACTAGAAGATTTTCTCAAGTTACCAGAAACTAAACCAGCATCAGAATTTATTAACGGGGAAATCCTACAAAAACCTATGCCACAGGGTGAACATAGCTTAATTCAAACTACTTTTATTGAAGTTGTCAATGGACTAACCAGAAGTCAAAAAATTGCCATAGCTTTCTCCGAACTACGCTGTACTTTTGGTGGTAGTACCATTGTTCCTGATATTGCGGTGTTCCGGTGGGAGAGAATTCCCACAACTGAATCTGGGAAAATTGCTAACCGCTTTGAAATTCATCCTGACTGGGTAATAGAGATTCTTTCTCCTGAACAACCACAGAAAAAAGTATTAACAAAATTATTGCATTGTTCCCGACATGGAACTGAGTTAGCTTGGTTATTAAACCCAGAAGAAGAAAGTGTATTGGCTGTATTTCCTGGACAAAAAATTGAAATATATGAAGGTGATGATAAATTACCAATTTTGGAAAATATCAATTTAGAATTAACAGTTAAGGAAATTTTTGGTTGGTTGAGTTTTGGTTCATAA
- the pheS gene encoding phenylalanine--tRNA ligase subunit alpha gives MTSNLENQLLALRQEGETAIASADTLERLEELRVNYLGKKGQLGALLRSMGQMSAEERPKIGAIANTVKEAIQNSLDQQRTALESAQIQVQLEAETIDVTMPGIYRPQGRIHPLNGIIDQTLDIFVGMGYTVAQGSEMETDYYNFEALNTPPDHPARDMQDTFYLPDGNLLRTHTSSVQIRYMEKEEPPIRVVAPGRVYRRDDVDATHSAVFHQIELLAIDEGLTFTDLKGTVKIFLQSIFGDLPIRFRASYFPFTEPSAEVDLQWKGRWLEVMGCGMVDPNVLKSVGYDPEVYSGFAAGFGVERFAMVLHQIDDIRRLYNSDLRFLQQF, from the coding sequence ATGACTAGCAATTTAGAGAATCAACTTTTAGCATTACGGCAAGAAGGAGAAACAGCGATCGCATCTGCTGATACCCTAGAACGCCTAGAAGAACTTAGAGTCAACTATTTAGGCAAAAAAGGGCAATTGGGGGCGCTATTGCGAAGTATGGGGCAAATGAGCGCGGAAGAACGGCCTAAAATTGGGGCGATCGCTAACACAGTCAAAGAAGCTATTCAAAACAGTCTTGACCAGCAACGCACAGCCTTAGAATCTGCTCAAATTCAGGTACAGCTAGAGGCAGAAACCATAGATGTTACCATGCCCGGTATTTACCGTCCCCAAGGTCGGATTCATCCCCTCAATGGCATTATTGACCAAACCCTAGATATCTTTGTCGGCATGGGTTACACCGTTGCCCAAGGATCAGAAATGGAAACAGATTACTACAATTTTGAAGCACTTAACACTCCCCCAGATCATCCAGCCCGTGATATGCAAGATACCTTCTATTTACCAGATGGTAATTTATTGCGGACTCATACTTCCTCAGTGCAAATTCGCTACATGGAAAAGGAAGAACCACCCATTCGAGTTGTTGCCCCAGGTCGAGTATATCGCAGAGATGATGTAGATGCGACTCACTCAGCAGTTTTCCATCAAATCGAACTTTTAGCCATAGATGAAGGACTAACTTTTACAGACCTCAAAGGAACTGTCAAAATCTTTTTACAATCAATATTTGGTGACTTACCAATTCGCTTTCGTGCCAGTTATTTTCCTTTTACTGAACCTTCAGCCGAGGTAGATTTACAGTGGAAAGGACGTTGGTTAGAAGTCATGGGTTGCGGAATGGTTGACCCCAATGTTTTAAAATCTGTCGGTTATGACCCCGAAGTTTATAGCGGCTTTGCTGCTGGTTTTGGTGTAGAACGTTTTGCTATGGTATTACACCAAATTGATGATATTCGCCGTTTATATAACAGCGATTTACGCTTCTTACAACAATTTTAA
- the surE gene encoding 5'/3'-nucleotidase SurE, producing the protein MKLLISNDDGISALGIRTLADTLAAAGHEVTVVCPDRERSATGHGLTLMQPIRAEIVESVFHPHIKAWACDGTPSDCVKLALWALLDSPPDLVLSGINQGANLGTEILYSGTVSAAMEGVIEGIPSIAFSLTSHTHKDFQAAAKFAEILVAKIAVQPLPELMLLNVNVPPLSWEEIAGVTFTRQGVRRYVDVFDKRTDPRGKTYYWLTGEVIEDVEPPIELNLPTHVPLDVHAIQKKYISITPLQYNLTYGHGLNQLSGWEFEFP; encoded by the coding sequence ATGAAATTACTAATTAGCAATGATGATGGAATTTCTGCTTTGGGTATTCGTACCCTAGCCGACACTTTAGCAGCAGCGGGTCATGAAGTAACAGTAGTTTGTCCAGATCGAGAGCGATCGGCAACAGGACACGGATTAACCTTAATGCAACCAATTCGCGCGGAAATAGTAGAATCTGTTTTTCATCCTCATATTAAAGCTTGGGCTTGTGATGGTACGCCTTCAGATTGTGTAAAATTGGCACTATGGGCTTTATTAGATTCTCCACCCGACTTAGTGCTATCTGGAATTAACCAAGGCGCAAATTTAGGGACAGAAATCCTCTACTCTGGGACTGTTTCCGCAGCAATGGAAGGAGTAATCGAAGGTATTCCTAGTATTGCTTTTAGTTTAACCAGTCATACTCATAAAGACTTTCAAGCAGCAGCTAAATTTGCCGAAATCCTAGTTGCTAAAATTGCCGTCCAACCACTCCCAGAATTGATGTTACTGAATGTCAACGTCCCCCCCTTATCTTGGGAAGAAATAGCTGGAGTTACTTTTACCAGACAAGGAGTACGACGTTACGTAGATGTTTTTGACAAGCGAACTGATCCCAGAGGTAAAACTTACTACTGGTTAACTGGAGAAGTGATCGAAGACGTAGAACCACCTATAGAATTAAACTTACCAACCCACGTTCCCCTTGATGTTCATGCCATTCAAAAAAAATATATCAGTATTACTCCATTGCAATATAATTTGACTTATGGGCATGGACTTAATCAGCTATCTGGATGGGAATTTGAATTTCCGTAG
- a CDS encoding MBL fold metallo-hydrolase, with product MYRIENQFNVQFWGVRGSIPSPGLDTVRYGGNTPCVSMQVGGKRLIFDAGTGLHILGKSLLSQMPVEGHLFFTHSHWDHIQGFPFFTPAFISGNKFDIYGAIAPDGSTIEQRLNDQMLHPNFPVPLQIMQSNLTFHNVQIGQSISIDDIIIETAHLNHPGEAVGYRVNWRGGAAVYITDTEHYPDHLDENVLWLARNADVLIYDSTYSDEEYSNPKFPKIGWGHSTWQEAIKVAKAANVKTLVIYHHDPAHNDDYLDRVGEDAYASFPGAIMAKEGLVIPITTTDVTLASVSDSKHSD from the coding sequence ATGTATAGGATAGAGAACCAATTTAATGTGCAGTTTTGGGGCGTTAGGGGCAGCATCCCAAGTCCAGGGCTAGATACCGTCCGCTACGGAGGTAATACTCCTTGTGTCTCCATGCAGGTGGGCGGTAAACGACTAATTTTTGATGCGGGGACAGGATTGCACATTTTAGGTAAATCCTTATTGTCCCAAATGCCAGTAGAAGGGCATTTATTTTTTACCCATTCCCACTGGGATCATATTCAAGGATTTCCCTTTTTTACCCCGGCTTTTATTAGTGGTAATAAATTTGATATTTATGGAGCGATCGCCCCAGATGGTTCTACCATAGAACAGCGATTAAATGACCAAATGCTGCATCCTAACTTCCCTGTACCATTACAGATTATGCAGTCTAATTTGACCTTTCACAACGTGCAAATCGGACAGTCCATCAGTATTGATGACATTATTATAGAAACCGCTCATTTAAATCATCCCGGTGAAGCAGTAGGATATCGAGTTAATTGGCGAGGTGGTGCTGCTGTTTATATCACTGATACTGAACATTATCCTGATCATTTAGATGAAAATGTCTTGTGGTTAGCTCGCAATGCTGACGTACTCATTTATGATTCTACCTATTCTGATGAAGAATACAGTAACCCCAAATTCCCAAAAATTGGTTGGGGACATTCCACTTGGCAAGAGGCTATAAAAGTTGCTAAAGCTGCTAATGTGAAAACCTTAGTAATTTACCATCATGATCCAGCCCACAATGATGATTATTTAGATCGTGTGGGTGAAGATGCTTATGCGAGTTTTCCCGGTGCAATTATGGCGAAGGAAGGACTAGTTATTCCAATTACTACAACTGATGTTACCTTAGCATCTGTTTCCGATAGTAAGCATTCAGACTAA
- a CDS encoding IS4 family transposase, whose product MNQINLLRDTLKPHLEWHGARLSFLALFLISLLRVKTVNLVELATGFRNCAKNESNYKRLQRFFRDFDIDYAVIAKMIVKIMNIPQPWVLSIDRTEWRFGQIWLNILMLGVVHNGVAYPLVWQILEKKGNSNTDERMDLLDRFGQLFPDAQVDYISADREFVGAEWLSYLLLEPNIPFRIRIRHTDLISDTEKTLPGSVIFAHLAAGESQVLSTRRWVWGRSVYVAGLRLDDGKLLIVISDTSPQTMIADYGRPWGIETLFGMFKTRGFCLESTHFIDSNRLSKLLALLSLAMCWAVKTGEWLHQHQPIKIKKHGPFAKSVFRYGLDYLRSLVTDLDLKYDDFLLSLNFLSCT is encoded by the coding sequence ATGAACCAGATTAACCTATTACGAGACACACTAAAACCACATTTGGAATGGCATGGAGCGCGTCTAAGCTTTTTAGCGTTATTTTTAATATCTTTATTAAGAGTAAAGACAGTGAACTTGGTAGAATTAGCAACTGGTTTTCGCAACTGTGCTAAAAACGAATCCAATTACAAACGGTTGCAAAGATTTTTCCGAGATTTTGATATAGATTATGCAGTCATAGCGAAAATGATTGTAAAAATCATGAACATTCCCCAGCCTTGGGTGTTAAGTATTGACCGGACTGAATGGCGTTTTGGTCAAATATGGTTAAATATCCTCATGTTGGGAGTAGTACATAATGGTGTCGCTTACCCCCTAGTTTGGCAGATATTGGAGAAGAAAGGTAACTCCAACACGGATGAACGAATGGATTTACTTGACCGATTTGGACAACTGTTCCCAGATGCACAAGTTGACTATATCAGTGCTGACAGAGAATTCGTGGGGGCAGAATGGTTAAGTTATTTACTGCTTGAACCAAATATTCCATTCCGAATCAGGATTCGTCACACTGATTTAATTAGTGATACAGAAAAGACTCTTCCAGGTAGCGTCATTTTTGCTCATCTGGCTGCGGGTGAATCTCAGGTTTTATCTACTCGTCGTTGGGTCTGGGGTCGTTCAGTTTATGTAGCTGGTTTACGTCTTGATGATGGCAAGTTATTAATCGTGATTTCTGATACTTCTCCCCAAACCATGATTGCTGACTATGGCCGTCCTTGGGGGATTGAAACTTTGTTCGGTATGTTTAAAACTCGTGGTTTTTGCTTGGAATCTACACATTTTATTGATTCTAACCGATTGAGTAAGCTCTTAGCTTTACTGTCATTAGCTATGTGTTGGGCTGTCAAGACTGGAGAATGGTTGCATCAACACCAACCTATCAAAATCAAGAAACATGGACCTTTTGCTAAAAGTGTTTTTCGTTACGGTTTAGATTATCTGCGTTCTCTTGTTACTGATTTAGATTTGAAATATGACGACTTTCTTCTCTCTCTCAATTTTTTGTCCTGTACTTAG
- a CDS encoding HNH endonuclease → MNQFYHLVADRAIHRCEYCHAPELVFNFPFEVEHIVPTCRGGTNAEINLALSCRSCNLRKGSRISEIDPESNIEVRLFNPREDLWEEHFQVNSETGLITGIKPIGRVTVKCLELNSQSQVIARQLWIRLGLFP, encoded by the coding sequence ATGAATCAATTTTATCATCTTGTAGCAGATCGCGCCATTCATCGTTGTGAATATTGTCATGCACCTGAATTAGTATTTAATTTTCCCTTTGAAGTTGAACACATAGTTCCTACTTGTCGCGGAGGTACTAATGCTGAAATTAATCTAGCTCTTTCTTGTCGTTCTTGTAATCTTCGTAAAGGTTCTCGTATTAGTGAAATAGATCCTGAATCTAATATTGAAGTTCGTCTTTTTAATCCTAGAGAAGACCTATGGGAAGAGCATTTTCAAGTTAATTCTGAAACTGGTTTGATTACAGGTATAAAACCTATCGGCAGAGTAACTGTAAAGTGTTTAGAGTTAAATAGTCAATCACAAGTGATAGCAAGACAATTATGGATTCGTTTGGGACTATTTCCGTAA
- the aroA gene encoding 3-phosphoshikimate 1-carboxyvinyltransferase → MSAIVITLETQANSSDHLIIQRPAAGLSLQGRIRVPGDKSISHRALMLGAIAEGETQIQGLLLGEDPRSTAACFRALGAEISELNTELVTVKGIGLGNFQEPIDVLDAGNSGTTMRLMLGLLASHPGRFFTVTGDSSLRSRPMSRVVKPLQQMGAQIWGRKGNTLAPLAIQGQALQPIHYHSPIASAQVKSCILLAGLNTEGQTTVTEPALSRDHSERMLRAYGAELSIDPDTNSVTITGGAKLYGQTVIVPGDISSAAFWLVAGAIVPGSDLVVENVGVNPTRTGILEALALMGADIQLENQREVAGEPVADIRVRSGGLKSCTIAGDIIPRLIDEIPILAVAAAFAEGTTIIRDAEELRVKESDRITVMAQQLNKMGAKISELPDGMEITGGTPLVGAAVDSHTDHRIAMSLAIAALNAIGTTTIHRAEAAAISYPNFTNTLREICQ, encoded by the coding sequence ATGTCGGCTATTGTTATTACTTTAGAAACTCAAGCAAACTCTTCGGATCACTTAATTATTCAGCGCCCTGCGGCTGGACTGTCTTTGCAGGGACGTATCCGAGTTCCTGGTGATAAGTCTATTTCCCATCGCGCTTTGATGTTGGGGGCGATCGCTGAAGGTGAAACTCAAATTCAAGGACTGCTGTTAGGTGAAGACCCCCGTAGCACTGCTGCCTGTTTTCGGGCGCTAGGGGCGGAAATTTCGGAATTAAATACAGAATTAGTCACAGTCAAAGGCATCGGTTTGGGAAATTTTCAAGAGCCTATAGATGTCTTGGACGCTGGTAATTCTGGGACAACGATGAGGTTGATGTTGGGCTTATTAGCATCCCATCCAGGGCGATTTTTCACGGTGACAGGTGATAGTTCTCTGCGATCGCGTCCCATGTCCCGTGTTGTCAAGCCTTTGCAACAAATGGGGGCGCAAATTTGGGGACGTAAGGGTAATACCTTAGCACCTCTAGCCATTCAAGGACAAGCCCTCCAACCCATTCATTATCATTCTCCCATTGCTTCGGCGCAAGTTAAATCCTGTATCCTCCTGGCGGGTTTAAACACCGAAGGACAAACCACCGTCACCGAACCTGCTTTATCACGGGATCACAGTGAACGAATGTTAAGGGCTTATGGCGCAGAATTAAGTATAGATCCAGACACAAATAGCGTCACGATCACAGGTGGGGCGAAACTCTACGGACAAACCGTAATTGTTCCCGGTGACATCAGTTCAGCGGCTTTTTGGTTAGTTGCGGGGGCGATCGTTCCCGGTTCAGATTTGGTAGTGGAAAATGTCGGTGTCAATCCTACCCGCACGGGGATTTTAGAAGCTTTGGCACTGATGGGGGCAGATATTCAACTAGAGAACCAGCGGGAAGTAGCGGGAGAACCTGTGGCTGATATTCGCGTGCGTTCCGGTGGTTTAAAAAGCTGTACCATCGCTGGTGATATTATTCCCAGATTAATTGATGAAATTCCCATTTTGGCAGTTGCAGCGGCTTTTGCTGAGGGGACAACAATTATTCGGGATGCGGAGGAGTTAAGAGTCAAAGAGAGCGATCGCATTACCGTGATGGCACAACAACTCAATAAAATGGGGGCAAAAATCAGCGAATTACCCGACGGAATGGAAATCACCGGCGGTACTCCCTTAGTCGGTGCGGCAGTAGATAGCCATACAGATCATCGCATTGCCATGAGTTTAGCGATCGCCGCCCTCAACGCCATCGGTACAACCACCATTCACCGCGCTGAAGCTGCTGCTATTTCTTATCCCAACTTCACAAACACATTACGGGAAATTTGTCAATAA
- a CDS encoding thioredoxin family protein, giving the protein MVLTASTMLPLGTKAPDFHLPEVVSGKTISLDNFANKKALLIMFICRHCPFVKHIQQELARLDQDYSNSDLGIIAISANDAKNYPNDAPESLKEMCIELGFDFTFCYDETQATAKAYTAACTPDFFLFDGDRTLVYRGQLDDSRPSNDQPVTGKDLRAAITAVLNNQPVTSEQKPSIGCNIKWKVGNEPNY; this is encoded by the coding sequence ATGGTTTTAACCGCTTCCACCATGCTGCCTCTAGGCACGAAAGCACCAGATTTTCATCTACCAGAAGTAGTATCTGGAAAAACAATTTCTCTTGATAATTTTGCCAATAAAAAGGCATTGTTAATTATGTTTATTTGTCGGCACTGTCCATTTGTTAAGCATATTCAACAAGAATTAGCCAGATTAGATCAAGATTACAGCAATAGTGATTTAGGGATTATTGCCATTAGTGCTAATGATGCTAAAAATTACCCTAATGATGCCCCAGAATCATTAAAAGAAATGTGTATAGAATTGGGGTTTGATTTTACTTTCTGTTACGACGAAACTCAAGCAACAGCAAAAGCCTATACGGCAGCTTGTACACCGGATTTCTTTCTATTTGATGGCGACAGAACACTCGTTTATCGCGGACAATTAGATGATAGTCGTCCTAGCAATGATCAACCTGTAACAGGTAAAGATTTAAGAGCAGCTATTACCGCAGTTTTAAATAATCAACCTGTGACAAGTGAACAAAAACCTAGTATTGGTTGCAATATCAAATGGAAAGTAGGTAATGAACCTAATTATTAG